A window of Polaribacter litorisediminis contains these coding sequences:
- a CDS encoding DUF6265 family protein, with protein sequence MKKMLLFGCFILMLSCNENSNKTQKPTFLIGEWKRLDDKPGNQTYEMWNTNLVGMGYTITGVKKSFQEKLAIITMKDALYLEVRGINERPTLFKFTQQTDTSFVCENQKNDFPKKITYSLQNKQLKAIVSSDDFRIDFVFDRIK encoded by the coding sequence ATGAAAAAAATGCTTCTATTTGGATGTTTTATTTTGATGCTATCTTGTAATGAAAATAGCAACAAAACACAAAAACCTACTTTTTTGATTGGAGAATGGAAGCGATTGGATGATAAACCTGGAAACCAAACTTATGAAATGTGGAACACTAATTTAGTTGGAATGGGTTATACAATAACAGGTGTAAAAAAATCTTTTCAAGAAAAATTGGCAATTATTACTATGAAAGATGCTTTGTATTTAGAAGTGAGAGGCATCAACGAACGACCAACACTTTTTAAATTCACTCAACAAACAGACACTTCTTTTGTTTGTGAAAATCAAAAAAATGACTTCCCAAAAAAAATAACATATTCCTTACAAAACAAGCAACTAAAAGCAATTGTTTCTAGTGATGATTTTAGAATTGATTTTGTATTTGATCGGATAAAATAA
- a CDS encoding DUF3570 domain-containing protein has protein sequence MKKIGIIVAIFFFGKIAAQQDSVAVYKKRVLERTEVDFLSSYYIQNGDNASVTGGIGNEHLTDVASTIVISLPINADDVLTIDAGFSAYSSASSSNGNPFDATGASGNGYDEDDDDDDDDYDDKSAAVAGITGSPWVASSGASKSDVWTTINGDYAHTSDDRNFNWNVNASFSAEYDYTSVGFGGGIVKQFNEKNTSLGLSTKVYLDNWSPIYPTELKSYKQVNGNLNQGFFNGVTILDQNGNPSTNWRPLNGFDPIQDKTRNTYSASLSFSQILSKNAQISIFLDVVNQQGWLANPLQRVYFADVANYYIGNANSIPNYTSKKNTDVFQLADDIERLPSSRMKTPLGMRFNYYVNEAFVIRTYYRYYFDDWGLTSHTASIEVPVKISDTFTFYPSYRYYTQTAADYFAPFDQHLSTDRYYTSDYDLSEFSANQFGFGVSYTDIFASKHVWKLGLKSVDLRLYKYDRNSTFSASIVNVGFKFVMD, from the coding sequence TTGAAAAAAATAGGTATCATCGTTGCGATTTTCTTCTTCGGAAAAATAGCGGCCCAACAAGATTCTGTTGCGGTGTATAAAAAGCGAGTTTTAGAGCGTACAGAAGTAGATTTTTTATCGAGTTACTATATTCAAAATGGCGACAATGCTTCTGTTACAGGAGGTATTGGGAACGAACATTTAACAGATGTGGCTTCTACCATTGTAATTAGTTTACCGATAAATGCAGATGATGTTTTAACGATTGATGCAGGTTTTTCTGCCTATAGCTCTGCATCTTCAAGTAACGGAAATCCTTTTGATGCCACTGGAGCTTCGGGAAATGGTTATGACGAGGATGACGATGACGATGACGATGACTACGATGACAAAAGTGCTGCAGTCGCCGGGATAACTGGAAGTCCTTGGGTGGCATCTTCAGGTGCTTCTAAAAGTGATGTTTGGACCACCATTAATGGCGATTATGCCCATACTTCCGATGATCGTAATTTTAATTGGAATGTAAACGCTTCATTTTCTGCGGAATATGATTATACGTCTGTTGGGTTTGGAGGTGGAATTGTAAAACAATTTAATGAGAAAAATACTTCTCTTGGGTTGAGTACTAAAGTTTATTTAGATAATTGGAGTCCTATTTATCCCACAGAATTGAAATCATATAAGCAAGTGAATGGTAATTTAAATCAAGGTTTTTTTAATGGAGTAACGATTCTAGATCAAAACGGAAATCCAAGCACAAATTGGAGACCTCTAAATGGTTTTGATCCGATACAAGATAAAACAAGAAATACCTATTCTGCATCGCTCAGTTTTTCTCAGATTTTAAGTAAAAATGCTCAGATATCTATATTTCTCGATGTGGTAAATCAACAAGGCTGGTTAGCAAACCCTTTACAGCGTGTTTATTTTGCAGATGTTGCAAATTATTACATTGGTAATGCCAATAGTATTCCAAATTACACATCTAAAAAGAATACGGATGTTTTTCAACTAGCAGACGATATAGAACGGTTGCCAAGTAGTCGAATGAAAACACCTCTAGGAATGCGATTTAATTACTACGTAAATGAAGCTTTCGTAATAAGAACCTATTATCGTTATTATTTTGACGATTGGGGATTGACGTCGCATACGGCGAGTATTGAAGTGCCCGTAAAAATATCGGATACGTTTACATTCTATCCGTCTTACCGATATTATACCCAAACTGCAGCAGATTATTTTGCTCCTTTTGATCAACACTTATCTACCGATAGGTATTATACATCAGATTATGATTTATCAGAATTTTCGGCCAATCAGTTCGGGTTTGGTGTCTCGTATACAGATATTTTTGCGAGTAAACATGTCTGGAAATTGGGTTTAAAAAGTGTAGATCTTAGGCTTTATAAATACGATAGAAATTCAACTTTTAGCGCTAGTATTGTAAATGTTGGCTTCAAGTTTGTAATGGATTAA
- the prfA gene encoding peptide chain release factor 1: MLDKLRIVKQRYDEVSDLIIQPEIIMDQKRYAQLMKEYKDLGDVNKKGEEYRELTGNIEEAKEIIADGSDAEMTEMAKMQLEEANTRIPELEEEIKFLLIPKDPEDSKNAVVELRAGTGGDEASIFAGDLFRMYSKYCESKGWKVSTVDYSEGTNGGFKEIQFEVTGNDVYGILKFEAGVHRVQRVPQTETQGRVHTSAATCMVFPEAEEFDVEINPKDVRIDFFCSSGPGGQSVNTTYSAVRLTHMPTGLVAQCQDQKSQHKNKEKAFKVLRSRLYDMELAKKNAEDALKRGSMVSSGDRSAKIRTYNYAQGRVTDHRIGLSLYDLPNIMNGDIQKIIDELMLAENTEKLKSLADGI, from the coding sequence ATGTTAGATAAATTAAGAATTGTAAAGCAGCGTTATGATGAGGTTTCTGATTTGATTATTCAGCCAGAAATTATCATGGATCAGAAGCGTTATGCGCAATTGATGAAAGAATATAAAGATTTAGGAGATGTTAATAAAAAAGGGGAAGAATACCGAGAATTAACAGGCAATATAGAAGAAGCAAAAGAAATAATTGCTGATGGTTCTGATGCGGAAATGACAGAAATGGCGAAAATGCAATTAGAAGAGGCCAATACTAGAATTCCTGAATTAGAAGAAGAAATTAAATTTTTATTGATACCAAAAGATCCTGAAGATTCTAAAAACGCAGTAGTAGAATTGCGTGCAGGAACCGGTGGAGATGAAGCTAGTATTTTTGCAGGAGATTTGTTTAGAATGTATTCTAAATATTGTGAAAGTAAAGGTTGGAAAGTTTCTACGGTAGATTATTCTGAAGGTACTAATGGTGGTTTTAAAGAAATCCAGTTTGAAGTTACCGGAAATGATGTTTATGGAATCTTAAAATTTGAAGCAGGTGTGCATCGTGTGCAAAGAGTTCCGCAAACAGAAACACAAGGTCGTGTGCATACATCGGCAGCTACTTGTATGGTTTTTCCGGAAGCAGAAGAGTTTGACGTAGAAATTAACCCGAAAGATGTAAGAATCGATTTTTTCTGTTCATCAGGTCCAGGTGGTCAGTCTGTAAACACAACGTATTCTGCCGTTCGTCTAACACACATGCCAACAGGTTTGGTCGCACAATGTCAAGATCAAAAAAGTCAGCATAAAAATAAAGAAAAGGCTTTTAAAGTATTGCGTTCTCGTTTGTATGATATGGAGCTAGCTAAAAAAAATGCAGAAGATGCTTTAAAACGTGGTTCAATGGTTTCTTCGGGTGATAGAAGTGCGAAAATTAGAACCTATAATTATGCACAAGGAAGGGTTACAGATCACCGAATAGGATTGTCTTTATATGATTTACCGAATATTATGAATGGTGATATTCAGAAAATTATTGATGAATTGATGCTTGCTGAAAATACTGAGAAATTAAAATCATTGGCAGACGGAATTTAA
- a CDS encoding protein-disulfide reductase DsbD family protein, whose product MKKIILVLTALIVFSMNAQQGILDPVKWDSKVEKISDTEYDIILKGFIESDWHVFSQFTSEDGSLPSVLTFENLKDNYELIGVAKESETVTAYNDIFKVDETFFLNKVQFTQRIKLSSNSVKQVHVRLNYQVCKEVCLNNEENFVLALDGSPVQLENVSVDERSAALSNQLFLDITNKDRLNSGSEIVTSDGNLWKIFMLGFLGGLVALLTPCVFPMIPLTVSFFTKQSGTKSKGITNAILYGVFIVVIYVGLSVPFHFLDSVDPEILNTISTNIWLNVIFFIIFIFFAFSFFGYYELTLPNSWSNKMDSASSAGGLIGIFFMAVTLALVSFSCTGPILGSLLAGSLTSDGGAFQLTAGMSGFGVALALPFALFALFPNLLKSLPKSGGWLTTVKVLLGFIELALAFKFLSNADLVAHWGILKREVFIGIWMVIFILMAFYFFGFIRFPHDGKKKFSLPKTSFAILIVAFVVYLGTGLTKNSHLKLLAGFPPPTFYSLYEQTSDCPLGLNCFKDFDQGFAFAKANNKPILLDFTGWACVNCRKIEENVWSDPKVYQLLKENYVLISLYVDDRQELPEEQQFKIKVHKNHLKSIKTIGDKWSTFQYLNFQTASQPYYVTMNTDFEVLNSAKQYAGIEEYQAWLQQSLEMFRKDKTVH is encoded by the coding sequence ATGAAAAAAATCATCTTAGTTTTAACGGCACTTATTGTTTTTTCAATGAATGCACAACAAGGAATACTAGACCCTGTGAAATGGGATTCTAAAGTTGAAAAGATTTCTGATACCGAATATGATATTATTTTAAAAGGATTTATTGAGAGTGATTGGCACGTTTTTTCTCAATTTACAAGTGAAGACGGATCTTTACCTTCTGTATTAACTTTCGAAAATTTGAAAGATAATTATGAATTGATAGGAGTTGCAAAAGAGAGTGAAACAGTTACAGCTTACAATGATATTTTTAAAGTAGATGAAACTTTTTTCTTAAATAAAGTGCAATTTACACAACGAATAAAATTAAGTTCTAATTCGGTAAAGCAAGTTCATGTTCGTCTAAATTACCAAGTTTGTAAAGAAGTTTGCCTCAATAATGAAGAAAACTTTGTTTTAGCGCTTGATGGCAGTCCTGTACAACTAGAAAATGTAAGTGTGGATGAACGCAGTGCAGCATTAAGCAATCAACTTTTTTTAGATATTACAAATAAAGATCGGTTAAACAGCGGATCAGAAATAGTAACTTCGGACGGTAATTTGTGGAAAATTTTCATGTTAGGTTTTTTAGGAGGTTTGGTAGCTTTGTTAACACCTTGTGTTTTTCCAATGATTCCACTAACAGTTTCGTTCTTTACAAAACAATCTGGCACAAAATCGAAAGGGATAACAAATGCTATTTTATACGGAGTTTTTATCGTAGTTATTTATGTGGGATTAAGTGTTCCTTTTCATTTTTTAGATTCTGTAGATCCTGAAATTTTAAATACGATTTCTACAAATATTTGGTTGAATGTAATTTTCTTCATCATTTTTATCTTTTTTGCTTTTTCTTTCTTTGGATATTATGAATTGACCTTACCAAATTCTTGGTCCAATAAAATGGATTCAGCTTCGAGTGCAGGTGGTTTGATTGGTATATTTTTTATGGCGGTAACACTAGCTTTAGTTTCTTTTTCTTGCACAGGGCCAATTCTTGGTTCTTTATTGGCAGGCTCATTGACCAGCGATGGAGGAGCTTTTCAATTAACAGCAGGAATGAGCGGATTTGGAGTGGCTTTAGCATTGCCTTTTGCACTCTTTGCTTTGTTTCCAAATTTATTAAAATCATTACCAAAGTCTGGTGGATGGTTAACAACCGTAAAGGTCTTATTAGGTTTTATTGAGTTAGCGTTGGCTTTTAAATTTTTATCAAATGCAGATTTAGTGGCACATTGGGGAATTTTGAAACGCGAGGTATTTATTGGTATTTGGATGGTAATTTTTATACTTATGGCGTTTTATTTCTTTGGATTTATTCGTTTTCCTCACGATGGAAAAAAGAAATTTAGTTTGCCTAAAACTTCGTTTGCTATTCTTATTGTTGCATTTGTAGTATATCTTGGTACGGGGCTAACTAAAAATTCTCATTTAAAATTATTGGCAGGTTTTCCACCTCCAACTTTTTACAGTCTATATGAACAGACATCAGATTGTCCTTTAGGGTTGAATTGTTTCAAAGATTTTGATCAAGGCTTTGCTTTTGCAAAAGCCAACAACAAACCTATTCTTTTAGATTTCACTGGATGGGCTTGTGTAAACTGTCGAAAAATAGAAGAAAATGTATGGAGTGACCCCAAAGTATATCAACTATTAAAAGAAAATTACGTATTGATTTCTTTATATGTGGATGATCGTCAAGAACTGCCAGAAGAGCAACAGTTTAAAATTAAGGTACATAAAAATCATTTAAAATCTATAAAAACTATTGGCGATAAATGGTCAACCTTTCAATATTTAAATTTTCAAACAGCATCACAACCGTATTATGTTACCATGAATACGGACTTTGAAGTGTTAAATTCGGCAAAGCAGTATGCGGGTATTGAGGAATATCAGGCTTGGTTGCAACAGAGTTTAGAGATGTTCAGGAAAGATAAAACAGTGCATTAA
- a CDS encoding Rieske 2Fe-2S domain-containing protein yields MNRKEFLKLVGAGAAFAVTVTCLGGCTNDHGDIFPDDIGLNPDPITGAFLTIDVSNEASSALKNNGGYLIKNKIVVARDLSGNYVAATVRCSHEPRDKIIFRNNEFYCREHSARFNTSGRGLNSKGSSNLKVYKTSLNGNILSVIA; encoded by the coding sequence ATGAATCGTAAAGAATTTTTAAAGTTAGTAGGAGCTGGAGCAGCATTTGCAGTAACAGTAACTTGTTTAGGGGGCTGCACAAATGATCATGGAGACATTTTTCCAGATGATATTGGTTTGAATCCAGATCCAATTACTGGAGCATTTTTAACTATTGATGTATCCAATGAAGCTTCAAGTGCCTTAAAGAATAATGGTGGTTATTTGATTAAAAACAAAATTGTTGTGGCTAGAGATTTATCTGGTAATTATGTAGCAGCAACCGTAAGATGCAGTCATGAACCTAGAGATAAAATTATTTTTAGAAATAATGAGTTTTACTGCAGAGAACATTCAGCGCGCTTTAACACCTCTGGTAGAGGTTTAAATAGCAAAGGAAGTAGTAATTTAAAAGTTTATAAGACTTCTCTGAATGGAAATATTTTAAGCGTTATTGCATAA
- a CDS encoding DUF4266 domain-containing protein, whose translation MIKKVLVVGIFIFLSACVTLKDYEKVNINDPDMVLAQKKADKYETIFQVYREGASGANGGKSGGGCGCN comes from the coding sequence ATGATTAAAAAGGTTTTAGTAGTAGGCATATTTATTTTTTTAAGCGCTTGTGTTACCCTAAAGGACTATGAAAAAGTAAATATTAATGATCCAGACATGGTACTCGCCCAAAAAAAGGCGGATAAATATGAAACTATTTTTCAGGTATATAGAGAAGGAGCATCGGGCGCCAATGGCGGCAAATCTGGCGGTGGTTGTGGTTGTAATTAA
- a CDS encoding RNA polymerase sigma factor — protein MIKELKNICKPTVFEEVFNSYCKDVKRFIFFKTKDTSLTEDIVQDAFVKLWEECKNASYDTVKSFLFTIANNLFLNIVKHNKVIDKHQKGYTHEHSNETPEFIFLENEFYEKLENAVANLSEKQREVFLLSRIEKKKYKEIATQLNISVKAVEKRMHTALKSLKEKIELI, from the coding sequence ATGATAAAAGAATTAAAAAATATTTGCAAGCCTACTGTATTTGAGGAAGTCTTTAATAGTTACTGTAAAGATGTGAAGCGTTTTATTTTTTTTAAAACAAAAGATACAAGCCTCACAGAAGATATTGTTCAAGATGCTTTCGTAAAACTTTGGGAAGAATGCAAAAATGCTTCATATGATACTGTTAAGAGCTTCTTATTTACCATAGCAAATAATTTATTTTTAAATATTGTAAAACATAACAAGGTTATCGATAAACATCAAAAAGGATACACACATGAGCATAGTAACGAGACTCCAGAATTTATTTTTCTTGAAAATGAGTTTTATGAGAAATTAGAAAATGCTGTGGCAAATTTATCTGAAAAACAGCGCGAAGTATTTTTATTGAGCAGAATTGAGAAAAAGAAGTATAAAGAAATCGCAACGCAACTAAATATTTCTGTAAAAGCTGTTGAAAAAAGAATGCATACTGCTTTAAAATCTTTAAAAGAAAAAATTGAACTTATTTAA
- a CDS encoding PepSY-like domain-containing protein: MKTLKSIISLMLISLFTFSCTSNSDNELTDPSETNQTTEKSASAKTVVEVVKSHLKSDGSFYNQVNHESSMTFDLGFQFSYPVILSYNNGTKVVVNSIEQLANVAKAISQTNYIDGINFPFDIDKEGITETVFTETDFGIMVNSKDTDGDGTPNYQDTDDDGDGASDISEDQNHDGDYTNDDADNDGDPNYLDTDSDNDGQADEDEDNDGDGDFTNDDSDGDGEADYTDTDSDNDGTEDGDDADDDNDGTNDSDESYNGGNGTDGSYIDPASLPQTILDYIAQNYPNASIIEAEVEDYGEYEVYLSNGVELYFNSDGGFITTGNDNDSGDDNDGSDDDNGSGDDNGSGDDNGSGDSNDGGNDDNGSGDDNDSGDDNDGSDDDNGSGDDNGSGDSNDGGNDDNGSGDDNGDNDSSTIDAASLPQTILNYITNNYPNASVTKAEIKSNGNYEVSLNNGIELHFDQNGNFLSMDND; encoded by the coding sequence ATGAAAACTTTAAAATCAATTATTTCCTTAATGTTAATTTCTTTATTCACATTTTCATGCACATCGAATAGTGATAATGAGTTAACGGACCCAAGCGAAACAAATCAAACTACAGAAAAAAGTGCATCAGCAAAAACAGTGGTAGAGGTTGTAAAAAGTCATTTAAAATCAGATGGTAGTTTTTATAATCAAGTAAATCATGAAAGCAGTATGACCTTCGATTTAGGATTCCAATTTTCTTATCCAGTTATATTATCATACAACAACGGTACAAAAGTAGTTGTGAATAGTATAGAGCAGTTGGCAAATGTGGCCAAAGCAATTTCACAAACTAATTATATAGATGGCATTAATTTTCCTTTTGATATTGATAAAGAAGGTATAACAGAAACCGTATTTACTGAAACTGATTTTGGTATCATGGTTAATAGTAAGGATACTGATGGTGATGGAACTCCAAATTATCAAGATACAGATGATGATGGCGATGGTGCTTCTGACATCTCGGAAGATCAAAATCACGATGGAGATTATACCAATGATGATGCAGATAATGATGGAGATCCTAATTATTTAGATACTGACTCGGATAATGATGGTCAGGCCGATGAAGATGAAGATAATGATGGCGACGGTGATTTTACAAATGACGATTCAGATGGCGATGGTGAAGCTGATTACACGGATACAGATTCAGATAATGATGGCACAGAAGATGGCGATGATGCGGATGATGACAACGATGGTACGAATGATTCTGATGAAAGTTATAATGGCGGAAATGGAACTGATGGTTCTTACATAGATCCTGCTTCGCTTCCTCAAACAATACTCGATTATATTGCGCAAAACTATCCAAATGCATCAATTATTGAGGCTGAAGTTGAAGATTATGGAGAGTACGAAGTATATCTTAGCAATGGTGTTGAATTATATTTTAATAGTGATGGTGGTTTTATAACGACAGGAAATGATAATGATTCCGGAGATGATAATGACGGAAGTGATGATGACAATGGCTCTGGAGATGACAATGGCTCCGGAGATGACAATGGCTCTGGAGACAGTAATGATGGAGGTAATGATGATAACGGTTCCGGAGATGACAATGATTCCGGAGATGATAATGACGGAAGTGATGATGACAACGGTTCCGGAGATGACAATGGTTCTGGAGACAGTAATGATGGAGGTAATGATGACAACGGTTCCGGAGATGATAATGGGGACAATGACAGCTCTACTATAGACGCAGCTTCGCTTCCTCAAACAATACTAAATTATATTACAAATAACTACCCCAATGCTTCAGTAACAAAGGCAGAAATTAAAAGTAATGGAAACTATGAGGTGTCTCTAAATAATGGTATTGAATTACATTTTGATCAGAATGGTAATTTTTTATCGATGGATAACGATTAA
- a CDS encoding thioredoxin family protein: MRKLATILGCILLSFSIKAQDWQTDFSTAKQIASAENRPIILVFQGSDWCAPCIKLDREVWSTNTFKTYAKEHFVMLQADFPRKKKNALSKNLAKANGQLFEMYNKNGIFPFVVVLNSDGKLLGETSYKKTTPEKYIKELNSFVK, from the coding sequence ATGAGAAAATTGGCAACTATTTTAGGATGTATTCTATTATCTTTTTCAATAAAAGCACAAGACTGGCAAACAGATTTTAGTACCGCTAAACAAATTGCTTCCGCAGAAAATAGACCTATTATTTTAGTATTCCAAGGTTCAGATTGGTGTGCACCTTGCATAAAATTAGATCGAGAGGTTTGGAGCACCAATACTTTTAAAACCTATGCTAAGGAACATTTTGTGATGTTGCAAGCAGATTTTCCTAGAAAAAAGAAAAATGCCTTGTCTAAAAACTTAGCAAAAGCAAATGGACAATTATTTGAAATGTATAACAAAAACGGAATTTTCCCTTTTGTAGTTGTATTAAATAGTGATGGAAAATTACTAGGAGAAACGAGTTATAAAAAAACAACGCCTGAAAAATACATCAAAGAATTAAATTCATTTGTAAAATAA
- a CDS encoding FAD:protein FMN transferase, translated as MKTAIYVFALFFSLISFGQPPYKRTLKLMGSSFDITVVAKDADEANIAIDMAITEITRIEKLISSWDKNSQTSTINRNAGMKPVQVDKELFQLIQRAIKISKLTNGAFDISYASMDKVWFFDGSMTKMPSEEVIKKSVEKVGYQNIILNEEDHSVFLKLKGMKIGFGAIGKGYAADKAKALLQEKGVVSGIINASGDLNTWGTQPNGKDWLVAIINPLNKAKVFSWMPVKNSAVVTSGNYEKYVKFNNTLYTHIIDPRTGYPAKEILSATIFTKTAELADALATSIFVMGVHTGLDFINQLNGVECIIIDANNKMIFSKNIQLKNVQND; from the coding sequence ATGAAAACAGCAATTTATGTATTTGCACTTTTTTTCTCTTTAATTTCTTTTGGTCAACCACCCTATAAAAGAACGCTTAAATTAATGGGTAGTAGTTTTGATATTACTGTGGTAGCAAAAGATGCGGATGAAGCAAACATCGCTATTGATATGGCTATTACTGAAATTACTAGAATTGAAAAGTTGATTTCTTCTTGGGATAAAAATTCACAAACTTCTACAATTAACAGAAATGCAGGTATGAAACCAGTTCAGGTAGATAAAGAACTTTTTCAACTCATACAACGTGCAATAAAAATTTCAAAACTAACGAATGGCGCTTTTGATATTAGCTACGCTTCTATGGATAAAGTTTGGTTTTTTGATGGAAGTATGACAAAAATGCCATCCGAAGAAGTGATTAAAAAATCAGTTGAAAAGGTAGGCTATCAAAATATAATTTTAAATGAAGAAGATCATTCGGTATTTTTAAAATTAAAGGGAATGAAAATCGGCTTTGGAGCTATCGGAAAAGGATATGCTGCCGACAAAGCAAAAGCGCTACTGCAAGAAAAAGGTGTAGTTTCTGGTATTATCAATGCTTCTGGAGATTTAAATACTTGGGGAACACAACCCAACGGAAAAGATTGGTTGGTGGCAATCATAAATCCCTTAAATAAGGCTAAAGTATTTTCGTGGATGCCTGTAAAGAATAGCGCGGTCGTTACTTCAGGAAATTATGAAAAATATGTAAAATTTAATAATACTTTATATACACATATTATCGATCCTAGAACTGGGTATCCTGCAAAAGAAATCTTAAGTGCAACAATATTTACAAAAACAGCGGAATTGGCAGATGCCTTGGCAACTTCCATTTTTGTGATGGGCGTGCATACTGGATTGGATTTTATCAATCAATTAAATGGGGTAGAATGTATCATCATAGACGCAAATAATAAAATGATTTTCTCAAAAAATATTCAATTAAAAAATGTACAAAATGATTAA